The following are from one region of the Mixophyes fleayi isolate aMixFle1 chromosome 7, aMixFle1.hap1, whole genome shotgun sequence genome:
- the LOC142097203 gene encoding up-regulator of cell proliferation-like — MDALLSELQLEEEYRSSKLTLEDALCITKENEGGPSVPPSSAWHFLRKIIALDATARNTLLGHSEDATCGFSVDNDLHGSFDRTSTFTSHSMHPLDVLCVLLHCSDSFLQQEIISKMSTCQFAVPLLLPAVDDKQCTLLLWTMRDIVKKWRPPSLQSTKGFIEESLVNISMPIFSFMRLGNCRLSKSNILNKVLSSTYNHHDFFVHQGMEHGYRPRIISEGLLEMSWFFPGGSENANIFHEPIGVINLRGDLESNKTHFSFLTKISSAIFIFVENIQEKQCRLLASSQLDSPNYYFIICPPNGNCDSKETKESLKTLSTLLNLKKNNVLVKDSRMNEAEMVKQIQNVMRNVPKTFPKSVTLEEIGNVANELRIRLDESSEQCQKAKQLALKITQKITNVTQYKKETLTRQGEIWKKITKNEKELCRMRKQGDVNGENYRSELRRQNLELRKQQSQKELHRDMTTFLSVLTDLSQIEKRYFLKWLKLFLDNIAHSNLKELHTQYMKHSTNAHFLKQIDQRMSDISLGIEHFIRELGQLHEAYFFTLHQTELEGKLSNLPGIAADLLLDGFPLELIDGDVSNIPLQWITDVLTELDNKTGGHCRMRVITVLGVQSTGKSTLLNTMFGLQFPVASGRCTRGAFMTLIKVKETFQEELGCDFILVIDTEGLKAPELASLEDSHEHDNELATLVVGLSDITIINISMENSSEMKDTLQIVVHAFLRMKKIGKKPNCQFIHHNVSDVSAHVKNIRDRNKLLEHLNEITKTAAKMEKLEGITFSDIMVYDLNKHTWYIPGLWHGVPPMSPINTGYSEEVISLKRYLLEYMKQEQKKPQNIPDFIEWVKSLWNAVKHEKFIFSFRNSLVADAYVHVSVKYSQLEWTFRKKIYNWMTETLTSIKNAHKKELTVKAITYYMSEILNKEGKQMQDLLNTYFECKLENAHLVERYREDFFKSIKSLQTELCEEWKGKCKQAIRIQEVQCKIQELKDGYAAKIEDKVSSLLELCKCKTQKIGDKELEEEFEAMWPDTIKDLQVSCITKEDIDQNMLQHLRKEMSHRSGAITKKLLGIKQISQFTDDSFKLKDEYIDLEWYKKCQDQLWYKVSDVKDFYKNEYCFKTEQIAESLLEKSSQYVDQQVKEKENYHDTFCQELLNMVNERIRQKDVKNLHTTDHFELDLKLLLLGRAAPKFQKMHDNFIQMNDPYLCLEALKSQYYSIFRSIFQKKDECKNRAKLFCEKCLKPAIVEYLRSHLGKEIVNQILNSGDNRKYMSRSFFQWHVLCKLLEDNSFDQYVQYINNYERFVKKSILEFIKDKYEKSSDFETLQSNIILSIIKKLKETLENPQILDSANISEFLKNFCKMLHKDLVISQDDIKVIIFHNSASVTQFSADIESFLSETGDDIMSEMRSLSIESVLAEVALKPEDELFKKVIGCGKQCPFCKVPCEAGCADHTEHFATIHRPQGLGRYRFVNTNVLCSSLCSTDVVTEKSFRNSDTDWKFHPYKDYRTFYPDWMIQPDASINASDYWKFIFKEFNDQFAREYQAKAAELPVDWYKITKDQARQSLVESFHMK; from the coding sequence ATGGACGCTCTACTGTCAGAGCTACAACTGGAGGAGGAGTACAGGAGCTCCAAGCTCACTCTAGAAGATGCGTTGTGTATCACAAAGGAGAATGAGGGTGGACCTTCTGTGCCGCCTTCATCTGCATGGCACTTCCTGAGAAAAATTATTGCACTTGATGCAACTGCGCGAAATACACTGTTGGGTCACTCTGAAGACGCCACATGTGGCTTTAGTGTTGACAATGATCTCCACGGGTCGTTTGATAGGACATCCACATTTACGTCACATTCTATGCACCCTCTAGATGTTCTGTGTGTTCTTCTGCATTGTTCAGACAGTTTTCTACAACAAGAGATTATATCAAAAATGTCCACGTGCCAGTTTGCTGTCCCTCTGCTGCTCCCTGCTGTCGATGACAAGCAGTGCACCCTGTTGCTATGGACCATGCGAGACATTGTGAAGAAGTGGAGACCACCTTCATTGCAAAGTACTAAAGGATTTATAGAGGAAAGCTTGGTGAATATTTCTATGCCTATTTTCTCATTTATGAGATTAGGCAATTGCAGGTTATCAAAGTCTAACATCCTCAATAAAGTCCTGAGCTCCACTTACAATCATCATGACTTTTTTGTGCACCAGGGCATGGAGCATGGCTACCGTCCCAGAATTATCTCAGAAGGTCTGCTGGAAATGTCCTGGTTCTTTCCAGGAGGGAGTGAAAATGCTAATATTTTCCATGAACCCATTGGAGTCATAAATCTACGTGGAGACCTGGAATCTAACAAGACACACTTTAGCTTTTTAACAAAGATTTCTTccgctatttttatttttgtggaaaACATACAAGAGAAGCAGTGCAGGTTGTTAGCAAGTTCGCAATTAGACAGTCCAaactattactttattatttgtcCACCTAATGGCAACTGTGACAGCAAAGAAACAAAGGAGTCACTAAAAACGTTATCAACATTGCTAAACTTGAAGAAGAATAATGTCTTAGTGAAAGATTCAAGAATGAACGAAGCTGAAATGGTGAAACAAATACAAAACGTAATGAGGAATGTACCAAAGACTTTTCCCAAATCAGTGACCCTGGAGGAAATTGGGAATGTGGCCAATGAACTTAGGATCCGTTTAGACGAGAGCTCAGAACAGTGCCAGAAGGCCAAGCAGCTTGCCTTGAAAATCACCCAAAAAATAACAAATGTGACACAGTATAAGAAAGAAACATTGACCCGGCAGGGGGAAATCTGGAAAAAAATCACTAAAAACGAAAAAGAACTTTGTAGGATGAGGAAACAAGGAGACGTTAATGGGGAGAATTACAGGTCAGAACTAAGAAGACAAAATTTAGAGTTGCGTAAACAGCAGAGTCAGAAGGAACTTCATAGAGACATGACAACATTCCTGTCTGTACTAACTGATCTGTCTCAAATTGAGAAACGTTATTTCTTGAAGTGGCTGAAGTTGTTTCTTGATAATATTGCTCATTCAAACTTGAAAGAATTGCATACTCAGTACATGAAACATTCCACCAATGCACATTTCTTAAAACAAATAGATCAGAGAATGTCAGATATTTCCCTTGGAATTGAACATTTCATACGTGAACTAGGACAGTTGCATGAGGcatatttttttacactgcatCAGACAGAACTGGAAGGAAAATTGAGTAACCTCCCAGGAATAGCTGCTGATCTCCTGCTGGATGGGTTCCCATTGGAGCTGATTGATGGAGACGTCTCCAACATCCCCCTGCAGTGGATAACTGATGTCCTGACTGAGCTGGACAACAAGACAGGAGGACACTGCAGGATGAGAGTAATAACTGTGCTGGGAGTGCAGAGTACGGGGAAATCCACCCTTCTGAACACCATGTTTGGTTTACAGTTCCCTGTGGCCAGTGGACGATGTACACGAGGAGCCTTCATGACTCTTATTAAAGTGAAAGAGACCTTCCAGGAGGAGCTGGGCTGTGACTTTATTCTTGTGATTGATACTGAAGGGTTAAAAGCCCCTGAGTTGGCTTCTCTGGAGGACAgtcatgaacatgacaatgagctGGCAACACTAGTGGTTGGTCTGAGTGATATCACTATAATTAACATATCCATGGAAAATTCATCTGAAATGAAAGATACTTTACAGATCGTGGTTCATGCATTTCTTCGTATGAAAAAAATAGGAAAGAAACCCAACTGTCAATTTATACATCACAACGTGAGCGATGTGTCCGCTCATGTTAAGAATATAAGAGACAGAAACAAACTTCTGGAACATCTGAACGAAATCACAAAAACTGctgcaaaaatggaaaagttGGAGGGGATTACGTTCAGCGATATCATGGTTTATGATCTTAATAAACACACATGGTACATTCCTGGCCTTTGGCATGGAGTCCCAccaatgtcaccaataaacaCTGGATATAGTGAAGAAGTTATTTCCCTGAAAAGATATTTGCTTGAGTACATGAAACAGGAACAAAAGAAGCCGCAGAATATCCCAGATTTTATCGAGTGGGTAAAAAGTTTATGGAATGCAGTGAAACATGAAAAATTCATCTTCAGTTTTAGAAATAGTCTGGTAGCTGATGCCTATGTCCACGTGTCAGTAAAATATTCACAGCTGGAATGGACCTTCCGTAAAAAGATATACAACTGGATGACTGAGACGTTGACCTCTATCAAGAATGCGCATAAAAAAGAACTGACAGTGAAAGCAATAACTTATTATATGTCTGAAATACTCAACAAAGAGGGGAAACAAATGCAGGATTTATTGAACACATACTTTGAATGTAAATTGGAAAATGCACATCTGGTGGAAAGATATAGAGAAGATTTCTTCAAAAGTATAAAAAGTCTTCAGACAGAGCTCTGTGAAGAATGGAAAGGGAAGTGCAAGCAAGCCATTCGTATCCAAGAGGTGCAGTGTAAGATACAAGAGTTGAAGGATGGCTATGCTGCGAAGATAGAAGATAAAGTGAGTTCACTTCTTGAATTGTGCAAATGTAAAACACAGAAGATTGGTGATAAAGAGCTGGAAGAAGAATTTGAGGCCATGTGGCCAGACACAATAAAAGACCTTCAGGTCAGCTGCATAACAAAAGAAGATATTGACCAAAACATGCTCCAACACCTGCGGAAAGAGATGAGCCACAGGTCAGGGGCTATTACTAAGAAGTTGCTCGGAATTAAGCAGATCTCTCAATTTACAGATGATTCTTTTAAACTGAAAGATGAGTATATTGATCTTGAATGGTATAAAAAGTGTCAAGACCAATTATGGTACAAAGTATCAGATGTTAAAGATTTCTACAAAAATGAATACTGCTTCAAAACAGAGCAGATAGCTGAAAGCTTATTAGAGAAAAGTTCTCAATATGTAGATCAACAGGTTAAGGAGAAAGAAAATTATCATGATACATTTTGTCAAGAGTTGCTGAACATGGTCAATGAAAGAATAAGGCAGAAAGATGTGAAGAATCTTCACACCACAGATCATTTTGAGTTGGACCTCAAGCTTCTTCTTCTGGGCAGAGCAGCTCCAAAGTTTCAGAAAATGCATGACAATTTTATCCAGATGAATGACCCATACTTGTGTTTAGAGGCCTTAAAATCTCAGTATTATTCTATTTTCAGAAGTATATTCCAGAAGAAGGATGAATGCAAGAACAGGGCAAAACTTTTCTGCGAAAAGTGCCTCAAGCCAGCAATAGTTGAGTACCTGAGGAGTCATCTTGGAAAGGAAATAGTGAACCAAATTCTGAACAGTGGTGACAACAGGAAATACATGAGTCGTTCTTTCTTTCAGTGGCATGTACTCTGCAAACTGCTGGAAGACAATTCATTTGACCAGTATGTACAATACATTAATAACTATGAACGTTTCGTCAAGAAGTCTATTTTGGAGTTCATTAAAGACAAGTATGAAAAATCCAGTGATTTTGAAACTTTACAATCAAATATCATATTGTCCATTATTAAGAAATTAAAAGAAACTCTAGAAAACCCCCAAATACTGGACAGTGCAAACATTTCAGAATTCCTAAAAAACTTCTGTAAGATGCTACATAAGGATCTGGTAATTTCACAAGATGATATTAAAGTTATAATTTTTCATAATTCTGCATCTGTCACTCAGTTTTCTGCTGACATTGAGTCCTTCCTCTCCGAAACTGGAGATGACATCATGTCAGAAATGAGATCTTTAAGCATAGAGTCTGTCCTTGCAGAAGTGGCCCTGAAACCTGAGGATGAATTGTTTAAGAAGGTTATTGGATGCGGGAAGCAGTGTCCATTCTGTAAAGTGCCCTGTGAGGCAGGATGTGCCGACCATACAGAGCACTTTGCTACTATCCATCGCCCTCAAGGTCTAGGTAGATACAGATTTGTGAACACAAATGTTCTATGTTCCTCACTATGTTCTACAGATGTTGTCACTGAAAAATCATTCAGGAACTCAGATACAGATTGGAAATTTCATCCATATAAAGATTATCGCACATTTTATCCAGACTGGATGATTCAGCCTGATGCCAGCATCAATGCCTCCGACTACTGGAAATTCATTTTCAAAGAGTTTAATGATCAGTTTGCAAGAGAATACCAGGCTAAGGCGGCTGAGCTACCGGTAGATTGGTATAAAATAACCAAAGACCAGGCTCGTCAAAGCCTTGTGGAATCATTTCACATGAAATAA